From a region of the Castanea sativa cultivar Marrone di Chiusa Pesio chromosome 10, ASM4071231v1 genome:
- the LOC142614095 gene encoding aluminum-activated malate transporter 13-like, producing MGSAVIDIPDGEGVGVTLREKKKFQFSLQPIISYLRENNKKIQFSLLPIVSYLREKKTKHDMRRIIHSTKVGVALVLVSLLFLLDPIYAQVGDNAMWAIMTVVVIFEFYAGATLSKGLNRGMGTILGGGLGCLAAALAQEVGGKIGHAIVVGIFVFIFAAAATYARLVPRIKKRYDYGALIFILTFNLVVVSGVRAVKVLQIARERLLTIGMGFSICIFISLLIFPIWASDELHDSIASKFEDLARSIEGCMEEYFSIVNEKESQPSAKNSSSCKSVLYSKSKDESLANFAKWEPWHGKFGLYYPWGRYLQMGEHLRELAATIISIEGCLQSPRQPSTTLRHLLKEPCEAVVSLLASTLRELGESILKMRACHAEKIVPKLKSKRLELSLVISPSKLATIENGEGYTIAAFMFLLIKMVEKVEELAKEVEELGEPAGFSTH from the exons ATGGGCTCAGCTGTGATAGATATTCCAGATGGAGAGGGAGTTGGAGTTACTcttagagagaagaagaaattccAATTTTCTCTTCAACCCATTATTTCCTATCTAAGAGAAAACAATAAGAAGATCCAATTTTCTCTTCTTCCCATTGTTTCCTAccttagagaaaagaaaactaagcATGACATGAGAAGAATTATTCACAGTACCAAAGTTGGAGTTGCCCTTGTTTTGGTTTCACTTCTCTTCCTCTTGGATCCTATTTATGCTCAAGTTGGAGATAATGCCATGTGGGCTATAATGACTGTTGTGGTCATCTTTGAGTTCTATgcag GTGCTACACTAAGCAAGGGTTTGAACCGTGGAATGGGAACCATATTAGGAGGTGGGCTAGGGTGTTTAGCAGCAGCTTTAGCTCAAGAAGTTGGTGGGAAGATTGGTCACGCCATTGTTGTtggcatttttgtttttatttttg CTGCAGCAGCAACATATGCACGATTAGTCCCAAGAATTAAGAAGAGATATGACTACGGGGCCTTGATTTTCATCCTCACCTTCAATCTAGTTGTGGTATCGGGTGTACGTGCTGTAAAGGTCTTGCAAATAGCACGCGAACGTCTCTTAACAATCGGGATGGGTTTTTCCATCTGCATTTTCATAAGCTTGCTCATCTTCCCAATATGGGCTAGTGATGAACTTCATGACTCTATAGCATCCAAATTTGAAGACCTCGCGCGATCTATTGAAG GATGCATGGAGGAATACTTCAGTATtgtgaatgaaaaagaaagtcaGCCCAGTGCCAAAAACTCCAGTAGTTGCAAATCTGTCTTATACTCCAAGTCGAAGGATGAGTCATTG gcaAACTTTGCAAAATGGGAGCCATGGCATGGAAAATTTGGGCTTTACTATCCTTGGGGAAGATATCTGCAGATGGGAGAGCATCTTAGAGAGCTGGCAGCAACCATCATTTCAATAGAAGGCTGTCTTCAATCTCCTAGACAG CCCTCGACAACTTTAAGACACTTGTTGAAAGAACCGTGCGAAGCAGTTGTCTCATTACTTGCAAGTACTCTAAGAGAGCTTGGAGAGAGTATCTTGAAAATGAGAGCATGCCATGCAGAGAAAATAGTGCCAAAGTTGAAGTCAAAGAGACTAGAGCTGAGCTTGGTCATTTCTCCCTCAAAGCTAGCAACTATAGAGAATGGTGAAGGATATACAATAGCAGCCTTTATGTTCTTATTGATAAAGATGGTGGAAAAGGTGGAAGAACTGGCAAAAGAGGTGGAAGAACTTGGAGAACCTGCTGGTTTTAGTACTCATTAG